In Trifolium pratense cultivar HEN17-A07 linkage group LG7, ARS_RC_1.1, whole genome shotgun sequence, a genomic segment contains:
- the LOC123893834 gene encoding protein gamma response 1 encodes MDEKYAITERVSHTRSPKSSPPPLLSVTDDEKLVSGLSTIIVASIQEAKDKISQIEYVFCNQLYPHFQSTSKKSDAKRRRIIELKQELDEGMKLQNNLLDQIRSKESLLKAWEEKRKSAIAKLESSESEKVKLLEKLADLEERLGLKTKDVEVLELKNVENEGLCKKLVEQVELLTCEVKDEKLKRNRLNEAYKRLKSQHVYLRRKVGLNEENMRSENKVESESDLVKHQSPIVEQGVAFEDRDIAMDACVNAKVKSEIPDEDFEGLENRTPEVFVPVYDTNEVKEKALEDDKGAHLCPPPSSSFHGVQKCPPSTKLASVSGTKRPAPSWRQTRSHQSRAGHDLHDDFLDTPLENIRDNLNKDLNKEDLPQAIQEDISMDSTDDETQDLNAKSSPQKKQSSITVANKRSFKYIEPVRKKAERDNLKGVDCKQCRKFYEAVLPNADGKDPDGKQNIRCEHHDGVSRHRYRYVPPMTPEGFWNIGFESEL; translated from the exons ATGGACGAAAAATACGCGATAACAGAGAGAGTTTCCCACACGCGCTCTCCGAAATCATCACCACCACCTCTTCTCTCCGTCACCGACGACGAAAAACTCGTCTCCGGTCTCAGCACAATCATCGTCGCTTCAATTCAAGAAGCCAAAGACAAAATCTCTCAAATCGAGTACGTTTTCTGCAATCAACTCTACCCTCATTTCCAATCCACATCAAAAAAATCCGACGCAAAACGACGCCGTATCATCGAACTCAAACAAGAACTCGACGAAGGTATGAAGCTTCAGAACAATCTCCTAGATCAAATACGTTCCAAAGAATCGTTACTAAAAGCGTGGGAAGAGAAGCGAAAATCAGCGATCGCGAAACTGGAGAGTTCCGAGAGCGAAAAAGTGAAATTGTTAGAGAAATTAGCTGATTTGGAAGAGAGATTAGGGTTGAAAACGAAAGATGTTGAGGTTTTGGAATTGAAGAATGTTGAAAATGAGGGTTTGTGTAAGAAATTGGTTGAACAAGTTGAATTGTTGACGTGTGAGGTTAAGGATGAGAAATTGAAGAGGAATCGTTTGAATGAAGCTTATAAGAGACTTAAATCTCAGCATGTTTATCTTCGTCGAAAGGTTGGTCTAAATGAGGAAAATATGAGGAGTGAAAATAAAGTTGAGAGTGAGAGTGATTTGGTTAAGCATCAAAGTCCAATTGTAGAACAAG GTGTTGCATTTGAAGACCGTGATATTGCTATGGATGCTTGTGTAAATGCTAAAGTGAAGTCTGAAATCCCAGATGAAGATTTTGAAG GCCTTGAGAACAGAACTCCTGAAGTGTTTGTTCCTGTGTATGACACAAATGAAGTGAAGGAGAAGGCATTGGAGGATGACAAAGGAGCCCATCTGTGTCCTCCTCCTTCTTCAAGTTTCCACGGTGTCCAAAAATGTCCACCCAGTACAAAATTAGCCTCTGTGTCTGGTACAAAGCGGCCTGCACCTTCCTGGAGACAAACCCGGTCTCATCAAAGTCGAGCAGGCCATGACCTTCACGATGACTTTCTTGATACACCTCTTGAAAATATTAGAGATAATTTAAATAAGGATTTGAATAAGGAAGATCTCCCACAGGCAATTCAAGAAGACATTAGCATGGATAGCACAGATGACGAAACACAGGATTTGAATGCCAAAAGCAGTCCCCAGAAGAAGCAGTCTTCAATTACAGTGGCCAATAAAAGGAGTTTCAAGTACATTGAGCCAGTGAGAAAGAAGGCTGAGCGAGATAATTTAAAAGGAGTTGACTGCAAACAATGTCGGAAGTTCTATGAAGCTGTTCTTCCTAATGCTGATGGTAAGGACCCTGATGGTAAGCAGAATATTCGTTGTGAGCATCATGATGGTGTTTCTAGGCATCGTTATAGGTATGTTCCTCCTATGACTCCTGAAGGATTTTGGAATATTGGATTTGAATCTGAATTATAA